The sequence below is a genomic window from Draconibacterium halophilum.
AGAACAAATTAGAATTTTTACTACATAATACATTTAAAGAAAAACACATTTATTATGGTCAAAAAACTACTCTATTTGTGCTTTTCCGGAATGCTTGTTTTTATAAGCTCCGGCATTAAAGCGCAGTCTGACACCGGGTTTGGAAAGTACCACACCAACCAGGAAATTCAGCAACTATTAAAAGAATTTTCTTCGGAAAATGCCAAATTACACACCATTGCCGAAAGTCCGGGAGGCGAACCTGTTACAGTACTGGAAATCGGTGCCAATTTAAAAGACGTTCCGGCAATTTTTGTAGGTGCCAATTTTGAAGGCAATGTACCACTGGCATCGGAAGGAGCCTTGTACCTGGCGCAACTATTGCTCGATTCAACCGCTTACACCAAAGATGTAAAATGGTATATCATGCCGCAGCCAAATCCTGATGCTGCTGCCGATTATTTCTCGGAATTAAAAACCGGAAAGACTACCAACCTTTTTAAGGTAAACAACGATGGCGACGAGGCAGTAGGCGAAGATGGTCCCGACGACCTCAACGACGACGGACTGATCACCAAAATGCGGATTAAAAGCATTGAAGGCAAGTATATCGTATCGGATAAGGATGCCAGGCTGATGAAAAAAGCCGACAAACAAAAAGGAGAAAGAGGCGAATACAAAGTACTTACTGAAGGATTTGACAACGACAAAGACGGGAAATACAATGAAGATGCTACCGGCGGAATTAATGTTGGTATTGCTTTCCCACACCTTTTCCCATACGAAAATAAGGAGGCCGGTTTATTTGCCGGACAAACACCTGAGGTATATGGAATAATGCGTTTTATTTACGATCACCCCGAAATTTCGATGGTCTATACACTGGGTTCCTCAAACTTCTGCCTGGTACCGCCAAAAGGAGGGCGGAAAGGCGATGCCAACCTGGAGCGGATTAAAATACCACGACGCTATGCCAGCATGCTTAACGCCGATGCCAGCAAAACCTACACCATGGACGAAGCAATAGAACTGTTTAAAACGGTTGTTCCTGAGGGGACTGAAGTAACTTCAGCGCTGGTTGCAGGTTATCTTAGCCTGGGACCGGCATTAAATCCTTTGGAAGACGATCTTGTTTTTTACAAAAAATATGCTGCCGACTATAAAAAATATTTGAAAGCAAAAGATTTCAGCACCGAAACGCTTGACCCAACTCCGGCCCAAAATGGTTCGTTTGAATTGTGGGCTTATTATCATCTGGGAGTACCATCATTTAGTATGCGATTATTCTCTGTTCCGAAAGTAAAAGAAGAGAAAAAGGATGATGATAACGACGACTCTGATGACAAGAAAAAGAAAGAAGAAAAGCCGGAGGAGAAAGATGAATTAAGCGAAAAAGACAAAGCACTGCTGGCCTATTCAGACAATGAACTGGATGGAGCAGGATTTGTAGCGTGGACTAAAGTGGATCATCCCGACTTTGATGAAGTTGAAGTTGGAGGCTATGCTCCCTACCTTGAGACGACTCCAAAAGCAGAAAAAATTGAATCGTTAGCAGCAACTCAGTTGCCTTGGTTGCTTAAATTGTCGACAGAACTTCCGGAGTTTGCGATTGCCGACAAAAAAATGACCGACATGGGTGGAGGTATTTATAAACTGGAATTGTATGTGGCCAACTACGGCGCACTTCCCTACCCCATTTCTATGGGACAGCGAAATGGTCAGCCCGCTCCTGTAATTCTTACGCTCGATGGCGATATGGAATTATTGGAAGGAAAACTGCGCACACCGCTTGGAGCAATTGGTGCCAACCAGGTAAAAAAATATACCTGGCTGCTGAAAGCAAGTAAAAACAAAAGTATTACTGCCGGCATTGAATCGGCCGTTTTTACCGATGTAGTTGAACAAATTAAAATTGGAGGTTAATCATGATACGCAAGATATTTTCATTATTAGCAATATTCTCGTTGGCTGTTACTGTATTTGCCGCCGACGAACCAAAGATAGAAGTACCGCTCCGTTTCGACCGTTATTACGATTACGAAGAAGTGGTTGAAGCGCTTGAAGTACTAAACCAGGCCTATCCTGAATTGACCAGTCTTGAATCAATTGGAGAAAGTGAAGAAGGATTAAAGATCTACGCGCTTACGATCAACAACAAAAAAACCGGTGCAGAACACGATAAACCGGGTGTTTGGCTTGACGGGAATATTCACGGCAACGAAATTCAGGCCGGCGAAGTGTGCCTGTATTACGCCAATATGTTGTTGACCAAATATGGCGAAAACGAACAGGTAACAAAAGCGGTTGACAGCAATGTGCACTACATTATTCCTGTAGTGAATGTTGATGGTCGTAACCACTTTTTTAAAGATGCACATACGCCAAGTTCTAGCCGAAGTATACGTGTACCGAAGGATGATGATGGCGATGGTTTATTCGATGAAGATGCCCCTGATGATCTGGATGGCGACGGCAGCATTTGCCAGATGCGTATAAAAGATCCGAACGGAAATTATAAACCCGATCCGGAAGATCCACGAATTATGGTTCGTGTAAAACCCGGGGAGAAAGGTGAATACACCATTTTGGGCTCGGAAGGCATTGATAACGATGGCGACGGAAGATTTAATGAAGATGCTGAAGGTTATCTCGATCCCAACCGGAACTGGGGTTACCACTGGCAGCCTCCATACGTTCAGCGAGGAGCCGGCAACTTTCCGTTTTCCGGCGTTGGAATAAAAGCTGTTGATGAGTTTGCAGCCAAACATCCGAACATTATCGTTAACTTTTCATTCCATAACACAGGCGGTATGTGGCTGCGTGTTCCTGCTGATGATAAGACATCCGTTCCCGCTTCGGATATTGCTGCTTACGATGTTATTGGTAAAGAAGCGATAAAGATTACTCCTGGTTATGTTTATATGGCATCGTACGAGCTTTACCCCACTTACGGCGACTCCGACGGACAAATGTTCTATGTGCATGGTTCGTATACTTTTGTGGGGGAACTTTTTATGCGCGAACAGGAAACTTATAAAGAAAAAAGCGACAAACCTGCTGCAAGCACAAATAGCAGTCGTACCGAACGTAACCGCGAACAATTGAAATTTAACGATAATGTGGCACAGGGCGAATTGTACAAGGAATGGAAAAGCTACGACCACCCCGTTTACGGCGAAATTGAAATCGGTGGTTGGGTAAAAATGAGCTCTCGTTTGCCGCATCCATTTATGTTACCCGATTTGGTTCACCGCAACGCTTCAGTAGTTTTGTTGGCTGCTAACGAAACGCCAAAAGTGGAAATGGAAGTTTTTGAAGTAAAAGAGATTGGTAACAACCTGAAACGAATTCGGGTTCGCTTAAAAAATAAAAACGGTCTATCAACTATGACTGCGCAAGCTGTTAAAGATAAATTGTATACCATCGACCACCTGAAAGTTTCGGGCGCCAAAGTTATTGCCGGTGGAAAAATTAATGATTACCGTCTTGATCAGGTAGCTTACAAAGACCACAAACCTGAAGTTCAGTTTTTTGCTATACCGGGTCATGGAACAGCCGAATACGAATTTATTGTTCAAGGTAAAGGAGATGTAAAGTTAGAATACATCTCACAAAAGGCAGGAAATACAAGTACTTCGGTTACTTTGTAAAGAAGAGATTTGATGATATTAAAAGAGTGCTCGCGTCCGTGAGCACTCTTTTTTTTTTACAGAATTTTAGTCACCTGAACTAATAAAAAAATCCCGGCGTCCACTCCGGGATTTTTTATCCAGTTTATTAACAACTAAATGAATTTTTATTAATTCAACTCCTCTATTTCTAGCGGGGTTTGTATGGTACAAACATAGTTATGTAAAAACAATATATACCGGATGAGATACTTAAAACAGATAGTCAAAATGCTGAAATCTGACTGCCGAAATACTGATGCCCTAACTGGTTGAAATATTATGTGATTGATTTAATTAAGGATATTACCAATTACTTGCACTATCAGGGGTCGGATATACACTGAAATCACACGGATTAATTTGTAGCTGAAACCAAGGCGATAAAAAGGTATACACTTCCGTGAATCGGTTCAGCCTGTTCGAGGTACAACTTACATTAAAAAGAAGTCTGGCAACTTCAAACAAAAAAAATCCCGGCGTCCATTCCAGGATTTTTGTTTTATCACAATATAACAGGGTTTGTATAAATTCTAACTAAACTATCTATTGAGTTTGTATAGTACAAATATATGTGCATTTGATAAAACTGCAGTTATTTTTCTGCTGAAACAACACAAGATTAAACTGATATTTACGGGTTTAAAACACTTACCTCCAAAGGTGTAATTCCTGATCATATTATTTCAAATACCGAAACACCTGCTCTTTCCGAAGTCCGTCGTCAACCCAAACAGCTTCAACGCCCAGTTCCACAACTTCGTGAATGTTCCGGTGTTCATCGTCAAAGAAAACCATATCTCCGTAGTTGAGGCCAAAATGTTTTTTGATTTTTGAAAAATGCTGAATTTTACTGCTTGGGTATATTTCTTTCAGATCGAAATACTTGTCAATATCAAAAAGGTGAAGTAAATCCTGCGCCCACCCGGGTTCAAAAGTTCGTGAGGCTGCAGCGATTTTCTGGTTGTTCCTTTTGAGTTCCTCCAATAAAGGAATCACATCAGGATATAATTCTATTTCGCTGTTCGACTGATCAAGTAAGGCTCCGTTGCTCCAGTAATAAGGCGGATTGGTGGCATCGCACCAGGTTCCTCCGGCATCCCAAAGAGTAAAATCCAAATCAAAAACGAATAACTTCATGGGGGCGAAAATAGAGAAAGTATTGAGATTTGTGTTTTATATCAACTCCTTAGAGCCAATATAAAACACAAATTTAAGTCTTTAAAATCCCAGGCTTACGGGAAGCCACATTGAGATTTCAGGAATATAAGTTACCAGCAACAAACAAACGATCATTGCTATAAACATCGGAATAAGCGGTCTGATCACTGTTTCAATTTTTACCTGGCTAACGCTGCAACCAATGAATAATAGCGATCCAACCGGAGGCGTTCCTAAACCAACACTCAGGTTCAGTACCATAATAATTCCGAAGTGAACAGGATCCAATCCTAAATTAGTAACGATTGGTAAAAATATTGGTGTAAAAATCAACACTGCCGGAGTCATATCCATAAACACTCCCACAAACAGCAAGATCATATTTATAATCAACAGAATGACAAATTTATTATCGCTTAATGCCAACAGCGCTTCACTAACGTTTTGCGGTATATTTTCGTAGGCCATAATCCACGATAAACCGATACAGGTAGCTACCAGCAACAATACAAATGCGGTGGTTTTTACTGAACGTAAAATTACGTCAGGAAGATCTTTCAAAGTCAATTCGCGATAAATAAATGCCAATACCAGCGCATACAAAACAGCCACCGCCGATGCTTCGGTAGCGGTAAAGAAACCGCCCACAATACCACCGATAACAATTACCAACATCAGCAGACTCGGGAAAGCCCGCCAAAAAGTATGTAAGGCATTTAAAGCACCTTTCTTATGTTTGCTTCCGTAATAGCCAATTCCTCCTAAAAACAAGACAGCAAGTCCTCCATAGATAGCCGTTGCAACGCCCGCAGAAAATGCGCCGTTTACTTTAATCAGTCCAACAACTACTAAGGCTAATGATGCAATTACAGCAAAGAATTTACCGAGGTTTCGAACCATTCCTTTAAATCCAAAATGCTTGTACGAAAACATACCCATCGCAACAGCCATAATCGCTAAACCAGTTAAAATACCCGGTGCATAACCGGCAAGGAAAAGCGCGGTAATAGAAACACCACCACTGGCCAGTGAGTATACAATAAGGATATTACTCGGTGGAATAGACAAACCCGTTGTTGCCGAAGTAATATTTACTGCGGCACTAAAGTTTTTGTCGTAACCTTCTTTGTTCATTTCGGGCATCATAATACTACCAATTGCCGAAGCAGATGCGGCAGCAGAACCGGAAATAGCACCAAAAAGCATGTTGGCAAAAACATTTACAAAAGCCAGTCCGGCAGGCCAGCGACCAACCAAAACACGCGCAAAGGCAATAAGCCTCATAGCTATCCCGCCCTTGTTCATTATATTCCCTGCCAGTATAAAGAACGGAATGGCTAATAGTGCAAAACTATCCAGCCCCGTTGCCATACGCTGTGCAAATGTTGTTGCTGCAGCCAGGGGCATAATGGAAACCAGCATCGTTAAAATCCCTGAAATTCCAATACTAATAGCAATGGGAACTCCAATTACAAGTAAAATAATAAAGCTTACAACCAGTACGATTACTCCTAGAAATTCCATTACTCTTCAATATTTTGGTTCAGTGAATTATCAATAGCATAATAAATAATAAGCAGTCCGCTAAACGGAACAATAAGGTAAACATAACCCAGTGGCAAGGCCAGTGCTGCCGACTTTACATTCAGATAAAAACGTGTGTAAACCAACCACGAGCCGCCAAATACCATCACAAACAAGGCAAATAAGCCCACCAACGTATAAATAAAAGTTTGCAGTCGTCGTCTTTTTACTCCTTTCATTTTCTGAAGCATCAGGTCGATGGCCAGGTGTTCGTTTTTACCGGCCACATAAGCAGCCCCCAACATACCTACCCAAATTAAAAGAAACCCGGCCAGCTCGTCGGTAAACGAACTTGGTGCGGCCAACACATAGCGGCTAAAAACCTGCCAGAGCACATCAATAACCAATATGCTCATAATCGAAACCAATGTGATCTCGATTACTTTATCTACTTTTTCTCTGATAGTCATAATCTGTTTCTTATTGATTTCTACTTAACAGCTTCGATACGACGCAATATGTCACCCAAAACTTCGTCTTCTCTGTATTTATCTAACAAGTCAGAAACCTGCTCAGCAAATTTTGCTTTGTCGGGATGATGAATTGTAACACCATTCTCCTGAACAATGCGTAAGGATTCTTCAACCGATTCGGCCCAGTATTTCCGTTCCACAGGCACTGATTCATCGGCTGCTTCCTGCAACCATTTTTGTTCCTGCTCAGTTAAGGTATTCCACACT
It includes:
- a CDS encoding M14 family metallopeptidase, with the translated sequence MVKKLLYLCFSGMLVFISSGIKAQSDTGFGKYHTNQEIQQLLKEFSSENAKLHTIAESPGGEPVTVLEIGANLKDVPAIFVGANFEGNVPLASEGALYLAQLLLDSTAYTKDVKWYIMPQPNPDAAADYFSELKTGKTTNLFKVNNDGDEAVGEDGPDDLNDDGLITKMRIKSIEGKYIVSDKDARLMKKADKQKGERGEYKVLTEGFDNDKDGKYNEDATGGINVGIAFPHLFPYENKEAGLFAGQTPEVYGIMRFIYDHPEISMVYTLGSSNFCLVPPKGGRKGDANLERIKIPRRYASMLNADASKTYTMDEAIELFKTVVPEGTEVTSALVAGYLSLGPALNPLEDDLVFYKKYAADYKKYLKAKDFSTETLDPTPAQNGSFELWAYYHLGVPSFSMRLFSVPKVKEEKKDDDNDDSDDKKKKEEKPEEKDELSEKDKALLAYSDNELDGAGFVAWTKVDHPDFDEVEVGGYAPYLETTPKAEKIESLAATQLPWLLKLSTELPEFAIADKKMTDMGGGIYKLELYVANYGALPYPISMGQRNGQPAPVILTLDGDMELLEGKLRTPLGAIGANQVKKYTWLLKASKNKSITAGIESAVFTDVVEQIKIGG
- a CDS encoding M14 family metallopeptidase, whose product is MIRKIFSLLAIFSLAVTVFAADEPKIEVPLRFDRYYDYEEVVEALEVLNQAYPELTSLESIGESEEGLKIYALTINNKKTGAEHDKPGVWLDGNIHGNEIQAGEVCLYYANMLLTKYGENEQVTKAVDSNVHYIIPVVNVDGRNHFFKDAHTPSSSRSIRVPKDDDGDGLFDEDAPDDLDGDGSICQMRIKDPNGNYKPDPEDPRIMVRVKPGEKGEYTILGSEGIDNDGDGRFNEDAEGYLDPNRNWGYHWQPPYVQRGAGNFPFSGVGIKAVDEFAAKHPNIIVNFSFHNTGGMWLRVPADDKTSVPASDIAAYDVIGKEAIKITPGYVYMASYELYPTYGDSDGQMFYVHGSYTFVGELFMREQETYKEKSDKPAASTNSSRTERNREQLKFNDNVAQGELYKEWKSYDHPVYGEIEIGGWVKMSSRLPHPFMLPDLVHRNASVVLLAANETPKVEMEVFEVKEIGNNLKRIRVRLKNKNGLSTMTAQAVKDKLYTIDHLKVSGAKVIAGGKINDYRLDQVAYKDHKPEVQFFAIPGHGTAEYEFIVQGKGDVKLEYISQKAGNTSTSVTL
- a CDS encoding magnesium-dependent phosphatase-1, coding for MKLFVFDLDFTLWDAGGTWCDATNPPYYWSNGALLDQSNSEIELYPDVIPLLEELKRNNQKIAAASRTFEPGWAQDLLHLFDIDKYFDLKEIYPSSKIQHFSKIKKHFGLNYGDMVFFDDEHRNIHEVVELGVEAVWVDDGLRKEQVFRYLK
- a CDS encoding TRAP transporter large permease is translated as MEFLGVIVLVVSFIILLVIGVPIAISIGISGILTMLVSIMPLAAATTFAQRMATGLDSFALLAIPFFILAGNIMNKGGIAMRLIAFARVLVGRWPAGLAFVNVFANMLFGAISGSAAASASAIGSIMMPEMNKEGYDKNFSAAVNITSATTGLSIPPSNILIVYSLASGGVSITALFLAGYAPGILTGLAIMAVAMGMFSYKHFGFKGMVRNLGKFFAVIASLALVVVGLIKVNGAFSAGVATAIYGGLAVLFLGGIGYYGSKHKKGALNALHTFWRAFPSLLMLVIVIGGIVGGFFTATEASAVAVLYALVLAFIYRELTLKDLPDVILRSVKTTAFVLLLVATCIGLSWIMAYENIPQNVSEALLALSDNKFVILLIINMILLFVGVFMDMTPAVLIFTPIFLPIVTNLGLDPVHFGIIMVLNLSVGLGTPPVGSLLFIGCSVSQVKIETVIRPLIPMFIAMIVCLLLVTYIPEISMWLPVSLGF
- a CDS encoding TRAP transporter small permease is translated as MTIREKVDKVIEITLVSIMSILVIDVLWQVFSRYVLAAPSSFTDELAGFLLIWVGMLGAAYVAGKNEHLAIDLMLQKMKGVKRRRLQTFIYTLVGLFALFVMVFGGSWLVYTRFYLNVKSAALALPLGYVYLIVPFSGLLIIYYAIDNSLNQNIEE